One segment of Pseudomonas sp. FP2196 DNA contains the following:
- a CDS encoding DUF1456 family protein, with product MIHNDVLRSVRYMLDISDKKVVEIIKLGGMDVALADVITWLDKKEEDEEGFVRCPDEVIAHFLDGLVIFKRGKDESRPPQPIEVPVTNNIILKKLRVAFELKEDDMHAILKAAEFPVSKPELSALFRKVGHTNYRPCGDQLLRNFLKGLTLRIRAA from the coding sequence ATGATTCATAACGACGTATTGCGCAGCGTGCGCTACATGCTCGACATCAGCGACAAGAAGGTTGTCGAGATCATCAAACTCGGCGGCATGGACGTGGCCCTCGCCGACGTGATCACCTGGCTCGACAAGAAAGAAGAAGACGAAGAAGGCTTCGTGCGCTGCCCGGACGAAGTCATCGCACACTTCCTCGACGGCCTGGTGATCTTCAAGCGAGGCAAGGACGAAAGCCGTCCGCCGCAGCCGATCGAAGTGCCGGTGACCAACAACATCATTCTGAAAAAGCTGCGCGTGGCCTTCGAGCTAAAAGAAGACGACATGCACGCGATCCTCAAGGCTGCCGAGTTCCCGGTGTCCAAACCTGAACTGAGCGCACTGTTCCGCAAGGTCGGCCACACCAACTATCGTCCGTGCGGCGACCAGTTGCTGCGCAACTTCCTCAAGGGCCTGACCCTGCGCATTCGCGCCGCCTGA